Genomic window (Achromobacter sp. B7):
GGCGCCACGGCCATCATGCGGCTGAACATGGTGGGCACGCCTTGCAGGATGCTGACGCCGGGATGCGCCAGCGCCTTGAAGGCGTCGTCGGCGTCGAAGCGGCTGCGCAGCACCAGGCTGGCGCCCGCGTGCACCGTGGCCATCAGCACCGTGGCGATGCCGAAGATGTGCGACATGGGCAACGCCGCGTAGCCGATGTCATGCGGTGTCAAGCGCCGCGACGCTGCCGACACGCGCGCAAAATGCAGCAGGCCGCGATGCGGCACCAGCACGCCCTTGGGCGCGCCCGTGGTGCCCGACGTATAGATGACGGTGGCCACTTCCGAGGCCAGCGCATCGGTTTCAGCAGCGGTGGGCGTGGCGGCGCGCGCGGCCTGCACGCCCGGCCCCCACACGGCAGGGTCCGCATCCACCGCGCGGGCGTCAGCGGCATGCGCGGCGGCGGCGGACGACACGCCCGTGGTGTACAGCAGCACTTCAGGCTGCGCGTGCTGGCGGATGTTGTCCACTTCGCGGCCGGACAGCCGCGCGTTCACGCCCACCGGCCACGCGCCCACCACGCCGCATCCGAATAGCGCGGCGATCATCGCGGTGCAGTTTTCGCCCACCATCAGCACACGATGGCCGGGCTGCACGCCTTGCCCGCGCAGCCAGTCGGCCACGGCCTGTACACGCTGCCATAGCTGCGCATAGGTGACGGTGCCGCCGCCTTCTTCGTACAGCACGATGGCGTCGGGTTGCCGGCGCGCTTGCCGGGCCAGCAGTTCATGGATGCGGGTAAGGGTTTCTGCTTGAGACATCGAAGGTGGCGTGTCAGTCAAAGTGCGGGTGAGTCGATCAAAGCCGGGATCACAGCCGGGATCACAGCGTGGCCTGGGTGCCCAGGATGGCGGTGGACTGGCTGGACAGCGTGCCGCCGTTGCCGTGCACCAGCGCCAGCTGCGCGTCGGCCACCTGCCGGTCGCCGCATTCCCCACGCAATTGCCGCACGGCTTCAATCATGATGAAGACGCCGTACATGCCGGGATGCACGCAGCACAAACCGCCGCCATTGGTGTTGACGGGCAGCCTGCCGCCCGGCGCAATCGCGCCATCCGCGATGAAGTCCTTGGATTCGCCCTTGGCGCAAAAGCCCAGGTCCTCCAGGAACAGCAAAGTGTTGATGGTGAAGGCGTCGTAGAGTTCGACCACGTCGATATCGCGCGGCGACACGCCGGCCATGTCGAAGGCCTGCTTGCCCGACTGCGCGGCGGCCGTCACCGTCAGGTCGTGCATGGACGAGATCTGCCGGTTCCACACGGCGGTGGCGTTGCCCAGTACGTAGACAGGTGGACGCGGCAAGTCGCGCGCGCGGTCGGCGCGCACCAGCACAAAAGCGCCCGCCCCGTCGGTGACCAGGCAGCAGTCGCGCACGCTCAAGGGGTCAGACACCATGCGCGCCGACAGAATTTCATCCAGCGTCGTGGGTTGGCGCAACTGCGCCTCGGGGTTCAACTGCGCCCATTGGTTGGCCGCCAACGCCACCTGCGCCAGATGCTCGCGGCGCGTGCCGTACTGGTGCATGTGGCGCGCCGCCGCCAGCGCGTATGACGACAGCGGGCTGAGCGGGTCGTAAGGGGTTTCATAGGGTTGCGGGTCGAACTGCTTGCGCACGCGGCCCACTTCGGCGCGGCTCAGGGTCGACGTGCGCTGCGTGCTGCCATAGCAGACCAGCACGGCGTTGCACTGGCCGGACGCCAGCGCGTGCATGGCCGGCAACAGGTGCGCGACGAAGCTGGAGCCGCCCAGCATGGTGCTGTCGATGAAGGTGGGGCGGATGCCCAGGTGTTCGATCACCGGCATGGCCCACATCGGCGCGGCCACGCTGGCGGTGCAGATGCCGTCAATGTCGCGCAGGGTCAGGCCCGCGTCGGCCACGGCGCGCTGCGCCGCCTGCACCAGGATTTCCATTTCGGTAAAGCCGTTGGCCTGTCCCAGGCCCGCATGGCCGACGCCGGCCACGGCCACCGCGCCGCGCAAATCGTTAAGCGTCATGCCGCCTCCTGCTTAGCGTCAAAGACCACCAGGCCGTGGCCGTCCTGTTGGATCACACGGGCGCGCACGGCCATGCCGATGCGCACGTCGGCCGGCGCAACGCCTTCAACGCGGCTCATCATGCGCACGCCTTCGTGCAGGTCGATCAGCGCCACGTTGTAGTCGCCGCCCGCCTCGGGCTTGCGGCGCACAACGGTGGTGGAATAAACGGTGCCGCGTCCGTCGGCCGGCGTGAAGGCCAGCTTGTCCGCGCCGCAATGCGGGCAGACCGTGCGGGGATAGAACACCGCGCGGTCGCAACCGCCACAGTGCTGGATAAGAAAGCGGCCCTGGTCGAGCGCCTGGCGGTACTGCGCCTCGACGCCCTGCGACACGCCTTCCTTGTGATCGGAAACAGTCATGGTGCGATGGGATTCCAGTGGATGACGGCTGCTAGTGTCGGTACTGCGCCAAGGTTCTGCCATTCTTCATTGCTGAAGCAGGCCTTTTGCGAAGCGGTAGTGGGCCGCTCGCGCCGTCCAGGGGTTGCCCTACATCCAGCGCGAAGCCGGTCTTCGGAAGAGGCAGATTGTGGGGCTGCCCGCGCCATGGCTAGATACCGGGCAAAGGAGGTAGACCATGAACCTGACCTGGACGCCGCAAGAGCGCCAATTCCGCGACGAGGTGCGCGCGTTTGCCGCCACCCGCCTGCCCGCCGACATCCGAGACAAGGTGTTGCGCCATCAGCGGCTGGAACGCGACGACTACGTGCGCTGGCACAACATCCTGGCGGACCAGGGCTGGGGCGCGCCGAACTGGCCGGTAGAGCACGGCGGCACCGGCTGGAACGCCTTGCAGCGCCTGATCTTCGAGGTGGAATGCTTCAAGGCTGGCGCGCCGCGCCTGCTGCCGTTCGGCTTGTCGATGATCGGCCCCGTGCTGATGAAATACGGCAGCGCGCAACAACAATCGCGCTTTTTGCCGCGCATCCCTCGGGTGCAGGATTGGTGGTGCCAGGGCTATTCCGAACCGGGTTCGGGGTCGGACCTGGCGTCGCTGAAAACACGCGCCG
Coding sequences:
- a CDS encoding thiolase produces the protein MTLNDLRGAVAVAGVGHAGLGQANGFTEMEILVQAAQRAVADAGLTLRDIDGICTASVAAPMWAMPVIEHLGIRPTFIDSTMLGGSSFVAHLLPAMHALASGQCNAVLVCYGSTQRTSTLSRAEVGRVRKQFDPQPYETPYDPLSPLSSYALAAARHMHQYGTRREHLAQVALAANQWAQLNPEAQLRQPTTLDEILSARMVSDPLSVRDCCLVTDGAGAFVLVRADRARDLPRPPVYVLGNATAVWNRQISSMHDLTVTAAAQSGKQAFDMAGVSPRDIDVVELYDAFTINTLLFLEDLGFCAKGESKDFIADGAIAPGGRLPVNTNGGGLCCVHPGMYGVFIMIEAVRQLRGECGDRQVADAQLALVHGNGGTLSSQSTAILGTQATL
- a CDS encoding Zn-ribbon domain-containing OB-fold protein, with the protein product MTVSDHKEGVSQGVEAQYRQALDQGRFLIQHCGGCDRAVFYPRTVCPHCGADKLAFTPADGRGTVYSTTVVRRKPEAGGDYNVALIDLHEGVRMMSRVEGVAPADVRIGMAVRARVIQQDGHGLVVFDAKQEAA
- a CDS encoding class I adenylate-forming enzyme family protein; translated protein: MSQAETLTRIHELLARQARRQPDAIVLYEEGGGTVTYAQLWQRVQAVADWLRGQGVQPGHRVLMVGENCTAMIAALFGCGVVGAWPVGVNARLSGREVDNIRQHAQPEVLLYTTGVSSAAAAHAADARAVDADPAVWGPGVQAARAATPTAAETDALASEVATVIYTSGTTGAPKGVLVPHRGLLHFARVSAASRRLTPHDIGYAALPMSHIFGIATVLMATVHAGASLVLRSRFDADDAFKALAHPGVSILQGVPTMFSRMMAVAPPRAELRAPALRYLYTGGAALDPTLKRDAERYFGVAMHHGYGITEYAGSMFITRIDEPRDDCSAGYAVDGVEMRLGSPDAGAPKPGQRGDILIRGPGVMLGYYRNPEQTEQALLPGDWLNTGDIGYVDDSGALFIAGRSKDLIIRSGFNVYPIEVESVINAFPGVRLSAVVGRNIADQNEEVIAFVEPLPGARVDTDLLMLHLRAQLAPYKRPARIISIDTIPTTVSGKILKQPLKERLA